In Tistrella mobilis, the genomic window GCATCAGCACCACCGGCAGCACGGCATCGGCACCGGCGGCACAGGGAAAGCCGAAACTGCCGACCAGATCGGCCGGCCGGCCGGCCGGCTCCTTCGCCGCCGGAACCGGGGCCTTGATGGCGATCTGACGCTCACACAGGGCCTGGGCCGGCATCGCCGGCTGCGCCCGTGCCGGGGCCTGAAACGACACGACCGCGGCGAGCAAAGCCGCCGCGGTCGCAAGGCGTCCGGTTGTCCGGAAGCGGGCCGTCATCAGTCGAGATCGCCGACATCGCCGGAGGTGCCCTCGACCCTGGCCGACAGCGCCGCCTGCATGAAGGCATCGAGGTCGCCGTTCAGCACCGCCTGGGTGTTGCCGGTCTCGACGCCGGTGCGCAGATCCTTGACCATCTGGTAGGGGTGCAGCACGTAGGAGCGGATCTGATGACCCCAGCCGATATCGGTCTTGGCATCCGCCTCGGCCTGGGCCTTTTCTTCCCGCATCCGGAGTTCACGCTCGTAAAGGCGTGCCTTCAGCATGCCCATGGCGGTGGCGCGGTTCTTGTGCTGCGACCGGTCCTGCTGGCACTGCACCACGATACCGGTGGGCACATGGGTGATGCGGATGGCGCTGTCCGTCCGGTTGACGTGCTGGCCACCGGCACCCGAGGCCCGGTAGGTATCGATGCGCAGATCCTTGTCCAGGATCTCGATGTCGATCGAGTCGTCGATCACCGGATAGACATGGACGGCGGCAAAACTGGTCTGGCGCCGTGCCTGACTGTCGAAGGGCGAGATGCGCACCAGACGATGGACGCCGGTCTCGGTCTTGGTCCAGCCGAAGGCGTTCTGACCCTTGATCAGCAGGGTCGCCGATTTGATGCCCGCCTCTTCACCGTCGGTCTCTTCGACCAGCTCGGTCTTGTAGCCATGCGCTTCCGCCCAGCGCGTGTACATGCGCAGCAGCATCAGCGCCCAGTCCTGGCTTTCGGTACCGCCGGCGCCGGCATGAACTTCCAGATAGGTGTCGTTGCCGTCCACCTCGCCCGAGAGCAGGCTTTCGACCTTGAGCTTCAGAAGCTCGTCGAGCAGGCGGGCAAGCGATGCCTGCGCCTCGTCGACGACACTGTCATCATCTTCCATCTCGCCCAGTTCGGCGAGTTCGAGATCGTCGCGGAACGCCTGTTCCAGCTTGCGGTAGCGATCGATGGCACCTTCAAGCTGGGTGCGTTCGCGCATCACCTTCTGCGCGCGCGCCGGGTCATCCCAGAGCTTCGGATCTTCGGAGAGGGCGTTCAGCTCGTCGAGCCGGATGAGCGCGTTCTCCCAGTCAAAGATACCTCCTCAGCAGACCAAAGGTCTGCTCGATCTCGTCGGCGAGCGACTTGATCTCGGCGCGCATACGCACGTCCTCCCGTTGATGATGATGGCGGCGCGAATGGCGCCGCCCTTGACGGTCTGGCGGCCCCGATCAGTAGAGGCCGCCCGGTGCCGGCGCCGAGGCGCCGCCATAGGGGTTAGAGGGCCGTGCCGGCAGGTTGCCGCCGGTGCCCGCACCGGCGCCCGGATCGCCATAGGTGCCGTAGTCGTCCTGCATGCCCGAAACCATGGTCGGCTCGGTGCCGGGCTTGAACGCCTCGGTGATCACCGTCGCCGTATCGGCGCCCGGCAGCAGGCCGGTCTTGGCGTCGACGCGCACCAGACGGATGCCGCTGGGGGTGCGGAACGGCGTCGCCGGTGCATCGGCGAGGGCGCCCTTCATGAAGTCCACCCAGATCGGCAGCGCCGCAGAGGCACCCTGCTCGTTATCGCCGAGCGAACGCGGCGTGTCAAAGCCGACATAGACCCCCACCACCAGGTCGGGGCTGAAGCCCATGAACCAGGCGTCGAAGCTGTCATTGGTGGTGCCGGTCTTGCCGGCGAGCGGCTTGCCGATCGAGGCGGCCCGGCGGCCGGTGCCGCGCTGGATCACGCCTTCCATGACATGCACCAGCTGATAGGCGTCGAGCGGGTTCAGCACCTGCTCTCGCGTGTCGGGCAGCACCGGCGGCTGCAGGCCGGGCTGCCATTCCGGCACCGAGCAGTTCTCGCAGGGACGCTCGTCGCGGCGGAAGATGGTCCGGCCGTCGCGGTCCTGAATGCGCTCGATCAGCGCCGGATGGATCTGTTTGCCGCCGTTGACCACCATGGCATAGGCGGTGGCGAGGCGCATGAGCGTGGTTTCGCCGGCACCGAGTGCCGTGGAGAGATAGGGCGGCCAGTCGCCGATGCCGAGCCGGCGGGCGATTTCCGAGATCGACTCGGCGCCAAGATCGCGGGCGAGACGCACGGTCATCAGATTGCGCGACTGTTCGACGCCGACGCGCAGCGTCGAGGGACCATAGAAACGGCCGCTGTAGTTCTTCGGCCGCCAGGTGTCGAGACCGGCCCCCTGTTCCAGCGCAAGCGGGGCATCCTGCACGATCGATGCCGGCGTCCAGCCATGTTCGAAAGCCGAAAGATAGACGAAGGGCTTGAACGCGGAGCCCGGCTGGCGCTGGGCCTGGGTGACGCGGTTGAACTCGCTGGCGGCAAAGTTGAAGCCGCCGGTCATCGCCAGCACCCGGCCGTTATGCGGGTTCATCGCCACCAGACCACCCGAAACATCGGGCACCTGGGCCAGCTTGAGCGCATCGGCCGCCGCCTTCGGTGCCGGTGCCTCGCCATCCTCGGCGCGGCGGCCCGCCTCTGCCGCCACCTCGGTCGGGTCGTTGGCCGGGGCCACGACCACGATGTCGCCCGCGCTCACCACCTCGTCCACCGCGCGGATCGCCGGGCCGCGCCGGTCGACCGAGACGTATTTCCGTGCCCATTTGACCGCGTCGAGGTCGAGCGTACCGGCAGCACCATCGGCGAAGATCAGCTTCGCGGCCTTGGCGCCCGCCTCCGTGACCAGCGCATAGCGCCAGCCCGGCACCAGCGGCTTGTCGCGCCCCAGATCCTCCAGCCGCTTGCGGGCGGCCTCGATATCGCCGGTGGCGACGCCGCTCTGCACCGGGCCGCGATAGCCGTGGCGGCGGTCGTAAGAGACCAGCCCGTCGCGCAGCGTCTTGTCCGCCAGCGCCTGAAGCTTCGGATCGACGGTGGTCATCACCGTCAGACCGCCTTCATAAAGTTCATCCGAGCCGAAGCGCTGGGCGATCTCGCGGCGCACCTCCTCGACGAAATAATCGGCGCGGGCCTGGTCTTCGCCGCCGCGCGGCCGGGTGACCAGCGGCCGGGCTTCGGCCGCCCGGGCCTCGTCGGCCGAGAGATAGCCGTCCTCGGCCATGCGGCTCAGCACCCAGTCGCGACGGGCCTTGGCCGCATCGGCGCGGCGGACCGGATTGTAGTTGTTCGGGGCCTTGGGCAGGGCCGCGAGATAGGCCGCCTCTTCCGCCGTCAGCTCGTCGAGCGACTTGTCGAAATAGGCGAGCGCCGCCGCCGCGACGCCATAGGCGCCATAGCCCAGATAAATCTCGTTCAGATAGAGTTCGAGAATATGATCCTTGGTGAAGGCGCGCTCGATCCTGAGCGAGAGCAGCGCCTCCTTGACCTTGCGCTCGATCGACACCTCGTTGGTCAGCAGGAAATTCTTCGCCACCTGCTGGGTGATTGTCGAGGCGCCGATCGGCCGGCGGTCACTTGCCAGATTGTCGATATTGGTGACCGCAGCACGCAGGATCGCGACCACGTCGATGCCCGGATGGGTGTAGAAATTCTGGTCTTCTGCCGCGATGAAGGCATGTTTGACCACATCCGGAATCGCATCGATCGGCACGAAGACGCGCTTCTCGCGGGCATATTCATCCAGCAGACGGCCGTCACCGGCATAGATCCGGGTCACGGTCGGCGGCTTGTAATCGGCCAGCTGCTCGAAATCGGGCAGATCGCCGTCATACATGGTGACGCCGTAATACAGCGCCGCGCCGCCAGCGATGG contains:
- the prfB gene encoding peptide chain release factor 2 (programmed frameshift), with translation MRAEIKSLADEIEQTFGLLRRYLDWENALIRLDELNALSEDPKLWDDPARAQKVMRERTQLEGAIDRYRKLEQAFRDDLELAELGEMEDDDSVVDEAQASLARLLDELLKLKVESLLSGEVDGNDTYLEVHAGAGGTESQDWALMLLRMYTRWAEAHGYKTELVEETDGEEAGIKSATLLIKGQNAFGWTKTETGVHRLVRISPFDSQARRQTSFAAVHVYPVIDDSIDIEILDKDLRIDTYRASGAGGQHVNRTDSAIRITHVPTGIVVQCQQDRSQHKNRATAMGMLKARLYERELRMREEKAQAEADAKTDIGWGHQIRSYVLHPYQMVKDLRTGVETGNTQAVLNGDLDAFMQAALSARVEGTSGDVGDLD
- a CDS encoding penicillin-binding protein 1A — protein: MSLIRLLGFLLTGIVLLAIAGGAALYYGVTMYDGDLPDFEQLADYKPPTVTRIYAGDGRLLDEYAREKRVFVPIDAIPDVVKHAFIAAEDQNFYTHPGIDVVAILRAAVTNIDNLASDRRPIGASTITQQVAKNFLLTNEVSIERKVKEALLSLRIERAFTKDHILELYLNEIYLGYGAYGVAAAALAYFDKSLDELTAEEAAYLAALPKAPNNYNPVRRADAAKARRDWVLSRMAEDGYLSADEARAAEARPLVTRPRGGEDQARADYFVEEVRREIAQRFGSDELYEGGLTVMTTVDPKLQALADKTLRDGLVSYDRRHGYRGPVQSGVATGDIEAARKRLEDLGRDKPLVPGWRYALVTEAGAKAAKLIFADGAAGTLDLDAVKWARKYVSVDRRGPAIRAVDEVVSAGDIVVVAPANDPTEVAAEAGRRAEDGEAPAPKAAADALKLAQVPDVSGGLVAMNPHNGRVLAMTGGFNFAASEFNRVTQAQRQPGSAFKPFVYLSAFEHGWTPASIVQDAPLALEQGAGLDTWRPKNYSGRFYGPSTLRVGVEQSRNLMTVRLARDLGAESISEIARRLGIGDWPPYLSTALGAGETTLMRLATAYAMVVNGGKQIHPALIERIQDRDGRTIFRRDERPCENCSVPEWQPGLQPPVLPDTREQVLNPLDAYQLVHVMEGVIQRGTGRRAASIGKPLAGKTGTTNDSFDAWFMGFSPDLVVGVYVGFDTPRSLGDNEQGASAALPIWVDFMKGALADAPATPFRTPSGIRLVRVDAKTGLLPGADTATVITEAFKPGTEPTMVSGMQDDYGTYGDPGAGAGTGGNLPARPSNPYGGASAPAPGGLY